The following is a genomic window from Penaeus chinensis breed Huanghai No. 1 unplaced genomic scaffold, ASM1920278v2 CTG_8080, whole genome shotgun sequence.
gtgtgcgcgcgcgcgtttgtgtgtgcttgtgtgtgtgtgtgtgtgtgtgtgtattatatacgtaAGTATGAATGTATCGTGTTGCCCGTTGTCAGTAGCTATTACtggccatacattttttttctcgcacATACAATTGGCAGTAAATATGAGACAGGCTATTAGATTTTCGTTCGTTAGTATCCGGTGCCAGTAAGCAGTCCTCGCTGAAATGACGCGGAAGTTTGCAACTGGGTTTGCAATGTTAATGCAGAGTTATGCAAGCTGGAGATGGGATGTGGCGGTTCCTTCTTTCCTGTTGTGGgtttcattgattttattattggtatgtttaatctattttattttgggattgttattattgttgttgttattcgtattgctattgttattggtattattattattactattgtagacATTTAACATTATTTTGCGATGCAAATCTAGCTTATTGGATTATTTTGAAGGTATCGGGGGGAGCAAAATACCAAGTTATGATTAGGATGAAAGCTGTAACTACGAAGCGGAAGCCAAGTCCACGCCGGGAATCCAAACACTCGCAGCGAACAAGTGGACCACCACGTGTTACGCGCGTCAGGCGTGCCAATACACCCTGCTTCCGTGTCCATGGCGTGTTATGTCTCTCTTCCACGCAATAGCAATCCCTTTCTTGCAGTCGCGTGATGTAAATGAAGAGTTTGATTTCACGTCTGGGGTTTAAATGTGTTATTAGGATATGCTgggttattttttcattttctggaaGCCATTGTTTCGAGAGAGTCCAGACGGTCTATCCCTTTGCAACGCTGTTCCCGACGTCACGCATGCGCAGTTGCAACCGCATGTACCGCAAGCTCTCGAGTTACCGCCCTTTTGTACCGGCGTCATAAGGGCGGTTATTACGACCAGCTGTCTGCACTGGGTTAGGGTGTTATGggttgtggaggggaggggggaggggaggtgtgcgTTCCTTTAGTATGAGTCATAGCAGAGGAATTTGATAAATGCTTTTTACCTGCAATTCGTAATGtcgggcgggtgggggggaggtgtttcccctcccctccccctgcggcGTTGTCACGTGTTGCCGCCGTGTTGGCATAGGCCTTTTCACACGACGgttcggggggagagggagaaaagggagtttgaatttattttgttttgatgttaAGGTAATGTGGGGTTtccggtgggtggggggaggggggtgggggttgggtgtgcGTGGGAGTGTGGGAACTTGGCATTTGAGGAGGGAGGGTTCCCACACACCTGTCTGtcatcgggaggggggggggggagggggagagggtgcaggttgttggggggaggggagggcgtcaTGATAGTGACTGACGTTAGTCTGTTTGGCCATCTCTTACACAACACAGTCTCATGCATGCACACCCTCGCTcttacacacgctcacgcacatgcacgctaTACATTCGTACACCTGTAAGTCCACGCTCGTTTTCACACACGCGTGTTGGATTGGATGTGACAGTTGTTCTAATTTGGCCGGAATACCGGTACTTAGGCTGTCATAACAATTGTCAATTAAACTCGCAGTGTTTTACAAGGTTGCTTTTAGAAATGTTTCTCTCCCAGCTTCGAGTTGTTGGCACAcgaaaacgcgcgcgcgcacacacacacattcattatgaTACTGTTTTTAAACCAAAAATGTCAATGTACTATGTAAAACAAGTGTATAATAAGCACTATAGTAAGTAACCAAGAATACAATgcaaaaataagtatataattcAGATAGCGACCAACgtaactctcttccctctctctcccccttttgagATGTAAACTTTTgcctcaataaacttgtcaaagtcaaAAGCCCCTCAGGTAACCATGCTTGGCCCCTTTCAAAGTCAAAAGCCCCTCAGGTAGCCATGCTtggcccctttccctccctccctcaggtaACCGCGcctaacccctctcctccctctcccgcagGATGACTTCGATTCCCTCCGGCCGCTCTGCTACCCCGGGACCGACGTGTTCCTGGTGTGCTTCAGCGTGGTGTCGCCGACCTCCTTCCACAACGTGCGCGAGAAGTGGCTGCCCGAACTGCGCCACCACAACCCCCGCGTGCCCATCGTGCTCGTCGGTACCCAGAGCGACCTCAGGACAGATGTGAAGGTGGGTTCGGGGCGTTTGGGGTCATTGTGGCTTCGGTTTCAGTGCTGGATGacattctcgctctccctcttcttcttgaaCGCCCTCTCACCGTCCGTCTCGCCCGCAGGTCCTCATAGAGCTAGCGCAGTACCGCGAGCAGCCCGTGACGGAGGTGGCGGCGCGGCGCCTGGCCCACCAGATCGGCGCCGTCGGCTACGTGGAGTCGTCGGCCCTGACGCAGCGCAACCTGAAGGAGGTGTTCGACCAGGCCATCCTCGCCGCCCTCGAGGCCCGCAGCAGCCCGCCGCTGTCCCGGGGCGGCTCCTCCAAGCGCTCCTTCTCGTCGCGGCACCGGAAGgccggcagcggcggcggcggcggcggcggcggcgcgcggGACGGCGCCAGCGAGCCGCTCAACCACCGCGACGGCCGCCACGCCCTCGACTACACGGACGACACCGCCAGGAAGCGCGGCTGGCGGAAGCTCTGCTGCTTCTCTTGATCCACGCCCGCGTCCGCGCGCAGCCCCCGCCCCCCGCGCGCGCCCGCGGCGAGGCGCTGGCTGCCCCGTGTCCCGAGATCGAGGTGATGCCGTCACCACAAACGCCTCCTCTAAAGTGTCTTTTCGTGCTCGGTGCGGAGGGCGGCCTCGACCCGCCTCCGGGGCCTCTCAGAGTTCCCTCTCTATGACGGCCTCCTGCCTGCTGGCCTCCTGCTGCGTCCTGCGTTCGTCCACGCTCCTCGGGGAATCTCTCGAGCCGAAGCCTCCCAGTGCAAGGTGCAGAGACCTTGGCGTGCGTCGGCTCCCTCCCGCCTGTGAAATGCAGTGGACCCCAGATAAAGGACCTGCAGCCGGGTTGTTTCTAGACGCAGAGCAATCGAGAGGCTAAAACTCCCTGATGAACTAAATACTATGATTTTATACTTTCATTACAATCATTTTGATTTCTTCGAACGATTCAGCAAGCAGGAAAAATAGCACAAATTACGCTTAAATTGTCCCTTCTTTTTTAAGATCCCTTAGTGAATCATTCCTCAGTTCTCCAAACACCCCATTAGaagtcttttttccccctttccccttttcccctttcccccttttccctgaaCCCCAGACGTCGAGCGGGCCAACTCCCGAAGCACCGAGCCGAGCTTCTGAAACCGGAACGAACCAGGAGAAACTTTTTTCGGAACCCAATGGCAGTGTTGGACGAAAGTTCCTCGAGTTCATGACTTTAAGGATaattgaacaaaagaaaagaaaaaagagaacaatattgataaagaaactCGGGATGACTCTGTCCATGATGTGGTGATGAACACTGATGTTGTTTGACAGATGAgaaacgtatataaataaatatatatatatatatttgatgaggGCCGATGATGGTCGTCTGAATTTTATCCCAACCGTTGTGATAGTGTTGTATATAGATAGTGTAAGGACGTAGAGTTATGTGGACAATTGAGCGCtctatgaaaggaaaggaaaagatgtcGAGGAGAAATTTCAGTGCAGATATATTAACGAATTCTTCTTCACCtgctgtttgtgtgtctttcaAAGGGGTCGGAAGGCCAGCGCGAGTGGGTCCAGTTGTATATAATTAATTACAAAGGGAAGATGactgtctggtgtgtgtgtgtgtgtgtgtgtgtgtgtgtgtgtgtgtgtgtgtgtgtgtgtgtgtgtgtgtgtgtgtgtgtgtgtgtgtgtgtcgcgtgcaATAAGATACTGAATATCTAATATCAGTGTAGATCTTACGAAgtttggtggtgatgaagatgatgatgatgatgatgatgaaatgatagtgaaaggaagaaagaaaaccgaCGTGAAGAGAATTTATCAAACCGTTTTACGCAGAAGTTCCAGCGAAGCAAAGGAAGTGGGGCAAGTGAAGCAAGGCCCGAAACGCATCTTTTAACCAACGAGAGCGGGAACAATAAAACACACTGTACCTTAtataaagtaattattattatcctcccagCAAAGTGAGAGAACCtccatcctcactcctcctcctccttttctccactcctcctcctcctccatcctcactcctcctcctcctccatcctcactcctcctcctccttttctccactcctcctcctcctccatcctcactcctcctcctcctccatcctcactcctcctcctcctccatcctcactcctcctcctccttttctccactcctcctcctcctccatcctcactcctcctcccccttttctccactcctcctcctcctccatcctcactcctcctcctcctccatcctcactcctcctcctccttttctccactcctcctcctcctccatcctcactcctcctcctccttttctccactcctcctcctcctccatcctcactcctcctcctcctccatcctcactcctcctcctccttttctccactcctcctcctcctccatcctcactcctcctcctcctccatcctcactcctcctcctccttttctccactcctcctcctcctccatcctcactcctcctcctcctccatcctcactcctcctcctccttttctccactcctcctcctcctccatcctcactcctcctcctccttttctccactcctcctcctcctccatcctcactcctcctcctccttttctccactcctcctcctcctccaccctcactcctcctcctccttttctccactcctcctccccctccatcctcactcctcctcctccttttctccactcctcctcctccttttctccactcctcctcctcctccatcctcactcttcctattccttttctccactcctcctcctcctccatcctcactcttcctcctccttttctccactcctcctcttcctcctcctcctccatcctcaatcttcctcctccttttctccactcctcctctctctttcttctcctcttcctcctctccccccacttaatcctcctcctcttcttcctactcctcctcttcttcctactcctcctcctcctcctcctcctcctcctcctcctcctcctcctcctcctcagactTGCTTCAAGGGAGAAATTGCTTTGACAAAAAAATGGTTgggtagtagttttttttttttattaaatattcctttttattaaaaaacagtttgtgagaagaaaaaaactgttAATTTGTCTGTTTGAACCACTTTTTGGGAATTTTCATTTTTGCCGCATTTATGTGATTCTATTCAGAGATTTTTTGTGGGTGTATTTACACTCCTCTGTATATAATGTTGGTTTCCTGAAATctgaattgattaaaaaaaatattttgtttactgTATGACTGGAAATTTTCATACTAAGGAGTTAGGAACAAGTGGGCATCCCTTTGGCCCGTAGTTGGCACTGTAGGTGAAAGATAGGTTTAGTGCAGGTGTTataaatagcattagaaaaaggaAATTTAGGTGAGCTTAGTAGAGATCGCTGATcaaaaaaatggaagggaaatatCCACCAGAGATAATATAGCCTTATCGATTGAAATGAGGAAAAAACGTAACAGAAGAttgaatgacaaacaaacaaacaatacaattAAATGGAGAAATGAACCATTGTAAGTTAGTCAAAGGATTATTTTTATCTTGTAGTCtattcaggtaaaaaaaaaagagagaaaccttTCAGAATCTCATCTTGTTGCCCTGTACTTTTCCTCGCTctgaaataagtgaatgaattgaGCTTAAAGATAAATTTcgaaaaggaaatatattcttctctcccttccttcctcctctttcggcCCGGAAGGTTACTGTGCTAAAACAAATCGATGTTAAAATGCCAGGTGCTGTGCAGTAACTTCACTACTTTTCCGTGTGGAACTGACCTTGCTCTACGTCAGTCCTGACCTAAGGTGTTTGTTGGGTCCTTTCGGgaatttcctcctcccttcctcgccctcgaCTGAACCTGCGATGTAGACCTGTGgatcttttcgtcttttctcctctctcctctcttctctcttctcatttcttctctttgcttcttttctgtcctctcctctctctgatctctctcctctcctcctcttatctctgctttctctcctctctctctcctcctcttgtctctgttctctctgctctctctctcctctctctctctccttcctctctctctttcctctctctctctctctttctcctctctttctcctctctctttctcctctctctttctctctctatttctcctctctctttctctctctatttctcctctctctttctctctctatttctcctctctcttctctctctctatctctctctctatctctctctctctctctctctctctctctctctctctctctctctctctctctctctctctctctctctctctctctctctctctctctctctctctctctctctctctctctgcttcctttaGAGGGTATCCTGTCTCATCACACCAATGTGTCCCTCCCTTCGGGTGCCTGTTACGCCACGAAAATCTCATTTCTaaggattacagaaaaaaataaatcattttcaagtatatatccatacacgtatatatactcgtacatacatacatacacacatgtgtttgtgtgtgcgtatcgatgtacacattaaaaataataatcctcCATTCTGTATGTTGCATCTTTCTCACAACACTTCGCACACGTCAAACTTATTCCATTTTTCTTGCAATTATGCACAATCAATTGCTTTCAGTCTCTTGCAATGTTTGCAACTTGGCTTATCGTAGATACAATAGAAATGTGGTCTTTTAACCCGCGTggaacattgttgttattttgtatatttttgagtAAGTGATTGGATGATCTTGAGTGTATGGAAAAGTGCAAAGTGCAGCCTGATTTTTataagaagaaaattatgatTTATTGAATTcaatccatctttttttttctcttttttttgtgagtgtgattcgaaaaaactcttttttttttatcaactctcTTTAAGTTTatgaaagcgttttttttttttctcttgtaaacTTTGAACAGTGGATTGTTgtgtatattattaccattattttttttttttttgacatacaTGGGATCATCAGCTGTGTGGTGAAAGTGATATAGAATTTGATGTAAATACTTTTAGCTTTTCAATCAACGGTAATTCTGATTGATGTGAGATGTAAGATTTTAAACCTTCCCAGTTTTATACAAGATATTTCTAGAACAGAGATAATAAGAGGCGAGTGTActggaaatcaagaaaaaaaaagttgactgtTTGTTAACTTGAGCCAAGGTactgacagaaaaaaatgtactgtgagagaaagaaaaattgtgaGGGTTGAAAATGTACGTCTTTGAAATAAttgaagtgaaatatatatatatatatatatatatatatatatatatgtatgtatgtatatgtatgtatgtatgtatgtatatgtatgtatgtatgtatatgtatgtatgtatgtatgtatatgtatatgtgtatatatatgtatgtatacgtatatgtatatatgtatatgtatatatatgtatatgtatatatatatatatatatatatatgtatatgtgtatatatatgtatatgtgtatatatatgtatacagtatgtgtatatatatgtatatgtgtatatatatgtatatgtgtatatatatgtatatgtgtatatatatgaatatgtatgtatatgtatatgtatatgtgtgtatatatatgtatatgtatatatatgtatatatatgtatatgtatatgtatatatgtatatgtatatatatatatatatatatatatatatatatatatatatatatatatatatatatatgacctgtaacgggagggggggggggcatgatacaaaactgaaagagaataaggtattaatgaatgaaaatcaaataaagataGCAAAGGAGTTGAAAGGAATATAATTGTAAATACTCACACGGTTGAAGCTACCCATGTGTGGATTTCTTTCAGTGTGTGTGAAAACTTGACTGTGATGTAGTATGACCCACACTGCTCTGTACCAGCCAGCTGAACtttgagtaaaagaaaaaaagtttaaaagaagtgcgtttttttcattatcctttgctTTCGCAGGTTATTCTTGGCgttttgtggttgtgttgtgttccGATTTCCTGATTTGAAAGGAATTGGAttcagggagaaaggaagaagaagaaaaaacaacagataaaccGCATGAGGATCTTACTCTTGGGATTATTGGAGCGATActtgctctttctttcactcGATTTTCAATCACcctttcattctatttctctaCCTTCAGTCTCTTTAAATATTCTTTCATCACTCATTATCTTTGCTGTCTCTTAACCGATCGATTCCGTATACCGTAGAGAGAAGTCCGTAGAGAAACATGGTCACGTTTAAGTGTAACGTTAACTCTCTCATTAAACTTAACGTTGACTCTAAACAACgttacgcacacagacagacaaaacaaacacacacaaaaaacacacaaaacacaaatagcGGGAGAGCGATAAGAAAAATCGAACGTCCTGTGACCTAACCCAACACGGACTCTGCTATCGACAGGAGtctttcattgtcattttcttccTGACTGAAGTGTATACAGAAGCACTtacagaataaataaaacaaataaagaacacaCACGTATTTACTTACTGGTAAGAATCAGACAATCTTACACAAACTTTTACCACATGAGAGAGATTTCTAACCCGCGCTGAATCACATTTTGCCAGTGAAGTTTCGCATAACTTGAGCAATTGTATCCCACACAACGAACAAGCATAATACAAGTTTACTGATTTTTCTTCGAGATTGTTATGTATGAAGTAAAAACGGTAACCTGGACCCATTCATCATTAGCAGGTGCAACTACAGGGAAAAATAGTTCCGGTTCCGCTGGGAAAAGTATgcgagggagagtgaagaaaagaaaaggaggaagagagtaaaaccaagagaaaaagaagtaaaacctaaagagaggcaaagagagtaaaaacaaaaacgtaaggtagaaatattaaaaacacagaaagagaggtgaagagtgaaaagtaaaaaacaaaaaaaaaaaaatagtggcagagtaaaaagagaagaggcaagaaagtaaaaagagagaggcagagagtgaatagagagagatgcagaaaggaaaatgagagagaaagagaaaaaaagaggggtaaagaggaaataaaataaattaaaataactagagagggggtgagggatgtACAAGAATACGCATTTATGAGTATTGAAAAAGAATGACATTTGTGGTCGTTCCTCCAAGCTCCTTCACTAAGAAATTAGATATGATGAAACTACGATGTAAATGGAAGTTCAGAATCTTATCTCTGAGGGAAAGGATAATGGAATATTTAAACAAAATTTCAGGTATTTTACCCCTTCATCTATTTCATCGCTATCGCTAAACACTGCAAATGATTTTgcgataaaattataatataatcttTTATGATAGGTGAAGGAAAACTTGGTGTGGAGTTATGGTAATTAGATGAAAAAGATGAGCtttacattttccctttctctctctcttttaacctctctctctctctctctctctctctctctctctctctctctctctctctctctctctctctctctctctctctctctctctctctctctctctctctctctctctctttctctctctttctctctctctctctctctctctctctctctatctatctatatccccccctatctctctctcgcttcgttcacctatcctcatctctcatctcctactcctactttcatctctacctcttttcctcctttccttattctctctccacGTCACTTCCATAACTCACTCCCAGTAAATCAAAGCTCAAGAAAATTacagactttttttctctctttcttcctttcttttctcttcaattCTTCATCTTTTCCACTACATCCCCAACATTTGTTCGGCAGAAAATTCTCCATCACGATAAATG
Proteins encoded in this region:
- the LOC125024871 gene encoding rho-related GTP-binding protein RhoU-like; the protein is MSMYYVKQVYNKHYTLPQDDFDSLRPLCYPGTDVFLVCFSVVSPTSFHNVREKWLPELRHHNPRVPIVLVGTQSDLRTDVKVLIELAQYREQPVTEVAARRLAHQIGAVGYVESSALTQRNLKEVFDQAILAALEARSSPPLSRGGSSKRSFSSRHRKAGSGGGGGGGGARDGASEPLNHRDGRHALDYTDDTARKRGWRKLCCFS